The following nucleotide sequence is from Aedes aegypti strain LVP_AGWG chromosome 3, AaegL5.0 Primary Assembly, whole genome shotgun sequence.
ggtttcaacactattgagagaatttttcttcagttacgtacaataaaaaatatgacactatcaagactttagatcacaacactggatcgcgtctaactttctaatagatgctataatagttatgaataattaaataaaatatcatgaaaacaacttgttaacctcatgtggtacccttaacaaaaaattcagcaacaaactgcgatcctaaaaaaaattaacaatgaaaaacaatttttttttttcactaagtgtcaaatttgtgaaatatttgaaatgtcataacatcaccaaatttttatggtggatagctaatataatgaaccgttttccctcaaaaaattacgttggtattccgatagggttttgagatatttgagtttttgtgacaaaaatgatgtttttaaatgcaaaaaaaaattttttttactgtatttttttttgaatctttatttagttgtctaactttgtttctttaattgtctaacaatcgaacgaaccgtttttgctgtgcagctttttgaatatttttgaaccattttcacatacacccttttgaaaagttagtcgtgactcaacttgaagatttgatatcggaaaatgacgatttagatggaactggaaaactgtgcaaagtttcagatatcaggtcgatcagaatcgacttgcatgcctccgtggaatccctctaaaTAGATATACTTGTCTGtggatatacataatccatagttaatgttcctatcaaaacattgcgtaattattatttttaactagtggtcccggcaaacttcgtcttgccatcaagtaggctgttggaaaacgtcaagaaatcccccatacaaaatgacaccttagtcttctcccgttttccccattattccggagactttcctgaactttttcctcgcacgatcacgtcgcatcccttgtggagggtaacagtgaaaaacttgcgtcaaTCTGTTGATCcgttctcgagccatttcgtgacatacaaacaccactccatttttatttatatagatttacattttactaccaaacatgttTATAGAGATTTACGGAATAGTTGTTGTTGccgtaaccgcaacacaaacgtgttTAAAATGATGAGAACAATATGATATTCTCTAGTAAAAAGTATATTAATGCTCTCTGCTCagtcaagttattttgtatttttcttataaaatcaatgatttgcaaaatagggtacagttttgaatataattttagtattaattcaaagataattgaatattgcgataacatcaattatgtggaggtatgtacagcgcagtttagggtactttattgtaaaacgaagttcgtagttcaaattcttTTTTACAGACAAGTTCAAAATAAACCTTTaccctgttgtttagaatgaatatTTGGctaacattgattaaaaatatcattttagaagagttttgaagttacggcacaacaattttctgaactcaaaagggataaaaactgtttatgatttctgtaaactgtatACAATTCAACTTAATTTCTATCGAAGCTCACGAATATAATtaatagattggatccaatgacaaaaatgaacgttattgttcgaattattgaattttatagaaaaacctttgtaaaactggcatttctcatgattttacctaaatttcatatatgtccgctaataaattgtccaaatgtacttcACTACATCTAAAtatcataataaagcacttcaacaatcaaatagagcttttaaatttagttttgaatgttgtacgATTGAATTTTGGTAgatgtacgaatatggaattgggtgaattttagacataaattcaatatttttctattaattcaaagatgaatgtaaatggaaacattttgtgattggctaataatagatgacacctattaccttcaatgtggataaagtattttgaACTCAATACatcattaaataattatttactaacttgatgtgaaaacagtatcctgtacgaatatgaaattgggccactgtatttTGGAAGTTCGGTGACTCTACTATacttaaatatgttgaaaatatacatttacAGATGTGTAAAAAGACTGTTCGGGATTATTAGCCAGAGTTATAGGATCCGGACATAGCGTAATGGACCCCCGTTTTACTAGTGTGAGATtcccaaaagaaaaaataagtgAATACTTGAAAACCAACTATGGATGGATAGTGAGTATTCCGAATGCAATTGGTAATAGGATAAATTGCATTTATCTTCAATAATAGCTGTTCGAGCTGCGTCGAATGCAGTTCAAACTACGTGTGCTTCAACTCAGGTAATCAAACCACTATTATTACATATGTGTTATTCTTTTTGCCATTGTGCGGCAAACGTGGATATCAAGTTTATTAAAGTTTGTTATATAATATTGCGTGTTGatattattttcattaaaatttaacAGATGTTGTATGCTCTAGAACCGTTGTCCGGATGTCGATCCAAAGGTGTCCGGAATTAAAGACACCATTTGCCTAATTTGTTCGGatttattgactgtttaacgatcatgcgacgatcgacgcgccaccatatttcatataacggagtgtattagaactaacttggaggtgatcatttggaggttatttggcaatttggaggttaaaatcccctttaaacactagcgattttgcggtgggatgttgacgtttgatgatgAATAGCCAAGAcatgcttcaatatttgattcATTTGTGtttaaatcatgatttttaccaAAATTTCCATCACTTTCGTGAAGATCTGGCTTGAAGCAATCTATGAAGCAATATTAAATTGGGGATTTTCTAATACAACACGCTCATATTGAAGTTAGGATATTTGTGGCACCTTAAGcatccgggtattgatgcacaaCGGTATCATGGATTTGAAAGTAAATTAATCGTTTTTATTTTCAGTCTATAGGTGTCTTAAACAAAAGTCTCATATCATTTTATCCTCTAAATTCCACCCCTGCTGGAGCCAGTCCACATTCACGTTCCAGACCGTTGATTCGAGTTGCATAACGGCGGCGGCTCGGTTAGCATCTTGAGCTCGTACTTTTGTACGGTTGCGAAGATTTCCGACCTGGCCAGATTCTGGTAGTATGGATGTAGGGATTTCAGCGTTGGGGCAATCCCCGCCAGGAACGCATCCACCGGATCACGATTTTCCGCCGTTGTGAGCATTTTTCTCACCAGCAGATCCAACACTCGCTCGGAACTTTCGCTCTCCGAATGTTCGAGCATGGGTCGCCGAATTCTTCGGATGATTCTGGTCTGGGGCCCCGAGACACTGGCGTTATCAATTGCAGTTTTGACGGTTGATGGCATAGCTGGTTTTGAAGTGTTTAGAGGATCTTTCGTGAACTCATTCTCAGAATAGTTGGTTTCATGTTTCATGACGATGTCGTCCAGGAACTCCTCGTGCTCCGAATCCTGAGTGGGTTCTTCAACGGATTCCTCGGCAGGTGGTGGGGTCGGTGCACGGGTAGGTGAAGGGAGCGTCGATCGAGTCTCTTGGTCGTCAATGTTGATCGTGGCATGCTCACGAATAACTTCATCCGCATAGTTGCTGAGGAAGCTTAACTGTGTGGTGTATTTGTACAATTTGGCCTTCTTGGAACCACTACGGGTCAGGTTGTTCCTGAGGGATTTGCGATAGTTGTCGCGAATGTTGTACCAACGGGCTTTACAAGCCAATGCTAGAATAACGTGATATGGAATGCATTTTTGTATCACATTGCATACTTTCGGGAGCATATACTCACTGTCCTCCTCTACGAACGCTCCGATGGTTTCCCAAACCTTCTGCTTGTACTTGGAGTCCATGTACTTGGGATGGGTTTGCGTGTACAGTACCGGATTCTGCTCCACCAGCGAGATAAGCTGCTCATCTTTGTTCACATCGCTTTGTATCAGTAGATGGTTGTTCTTCGCCATCTCACCACGTCACGGATCGGAGGTCGCTTTTTGAAAACAGGGAAATCTCGTtgccgaaaaaaaaagaagatgtCGGAACGGACGACTGAATATCGAATCGGCACTGACACTGAACGAACGGCAAGGTAAAGGGATGGCATGATGCTGTTCCGATCCGACACAAAATGAATTTTATGGCGATGGGTCGGGTAGACCAGTGTTGCTGGTGGTGATTcactttatttaaaattatcatGTCGTTTTTGTTAAACAAGTTAATGTTTGTGTAAGAATCTTACTAAAATTCTTTACATTATATGCGATATATTGTATGCATGTAGTTCCTAAACCAAGATAACAGCGCTAAagtcctgaaaatttgagaaaactgACTTCAATAATAAAATAACATTAGTGTTTTATAGTTTATTTTTCACTGTGTAAAGCTTTTGTTGTCATCACATTCGTTTAACCTTTTTGTTTTGCTTGCATATTCGTcaacaattttgcaaaacaagCATCAATCGATTTTTGCACGAAATTCGGTTCTCGATTTTAGCTGGTAAAATCAGTGTCCAATATGTCGTCATCGTTCTTCTGCTGCATTCCCGGATGTAGCAATCGGCACGTCGAGTGGACAACACCGCTTCCACGAGATGAACTGCTGCAAGCTCACTGGAGTGACGCCATTCGAGCCGGCACCGGTGGACTGTCGCCACTGGAAGCTCGAGTTTGCAACGCCCATTTCGTCGACAAGGGAACAACGCCGGCAATGGATTACCAGGAACCGACTCTATTTTACAGGTGAGTACCGGGCACTTTATAGGGGAAGAGTCATATGCAAAGGGTTCGCTTACGATGTCACAATAATTATTGTCGTGAAATGACATCTTAGGTTTAATCATGCTTTTATAACCGATAGATACCTTTGAAAAATCTGAGACGAGTGGAATTTCTAAGTTTTGAAGATGATCCACGGGAAGTGCCTCCGAAAATAACACATCTCTTATTCATGAAACATACATAATGATCTATGTGTTTGAtttgaggggccttccttagccgggtCCGCGATTttgaagcaaagccatgctgagggtgtctgggttcaattcccggttggTTCAGAACTGGGAGGGACATTGAAAATGCTCAGCTCATGAGCAAAGATCAGTAGATTTTAGGGTAACTTGATGCTCAGCTAAACAGTAGGTCGTGAGTTGTCAAGTTCATTGAGTGTTGACGATCATCATCATCTCTCTGCTTGATCAGTGGAGTTCAGCAGtaaaaacctgggagggaggcaccaatactacacacgaaatatgacacaaagttatttcgaactgcaagaaaactccagcttgccaacgacaatcaaggcagacttgatgaaaatcgctagtttacatttgttgtgttccttagatcgttctggacaaacatggaaaaagggccaaagttttctatgcatttcattttcgtttttattggaaaaagtaaaatgatgcttttcaaatactttatattcagTCAGAACAAAAGTttctattgtgacattacttttgaatgagcatgaatagcttttcaatcgatttttttgtcacatttgataaaggattccagtcggaatcccgaggattccagtcggaatcccgaggattccagtcggaatcccgaggattccagtcggaatcccgaggattccagtcggaatcccgaggattccagtcggaatcccgaggattccagtcggaatcccgaggattccagtcggaatcccgaggattccagtcggaatcccgaggattccagtcggaatcccgaggattccagtcggaatctcgaggattccagtcggaatcccgaggattccagtcggaatcccgaggattccagtcggaatcccgaggaatCCAGTTAGAATCTGGTTGGAATCCTAAAGATTCCGGTAAGAATACCAAAAATTCTTgttggaatcccaagaattcttgttggaatcccaagaattcttgttgaaatc
It contains:
- the LOC5568446 gene encoding uncharacterized protein LOC5568446, which produces MAKNNHLLIQSDVNKDEQLISLVEQNPVLYTQTHPKYMDSKYKQKVWETIGAFVEEDTLACKARWYNIRDNYRKSLRNNLTRSGSKKAKLYKYTTQLSFLSNYADEVIREHATINIDDQETRSTLPSPTRAPTPPPAEESVEEPTQDSEHEEFLDDIVMKHETNYSENEFTKDPLNTSKPAMPSTVKTAIDNASVSGPQTRIIRRIRRPMLEHSESESSERVLDLLVRKMLTTAENRDPVDAFLAGIAPTLKSLHPYYQNLARSEIFATVQKYELKMLTEPPPLCNSNQRSGT